A region from the Rubrivirga sp. SAORIC476 genome encodes:
- a CDS encoding GDP-L-fucose synthase has product MPALTPDSRVFVAGHRGLVGSAVVRRLAADGVEMVTRTSAELDLRDGAAVRAFFEAEQPTHVVLAAAKVGGILANRDFPADFVGDNLAIAYQVLMAAHEAGLGETGRVVNLGSSCIYPREAPQPMKEEHLLTGPLEPTNRPYAIAKIAGIEIAEALHRQHGDDVINLMPTNLYGPGDNFDLQSSHVLPALIRRFHEAKGAEADGSDAPVTLWGTGSPKREFLHADDLADAVAFVLHLDEATMRAAAPDGLLNVGVGDDLSIRELAELIRDVVGAESEMRWDTDKPDGTPRKLLDVSRLHDLGWSASVGLRDGIASTYDWFLDSTASVEATA; this is encoded by the coding sequence ATGCCCGCACTCACTCCCGATTCCCGAGTCTTCGTCGCGGGCCACCGCGGGCTCGTCGGCTCCGCCGTCGTGCGCCGCCTCGCCGCCGACGGCGTCGAGATGGTCACGCGCACGAGCGCCGAACTCGACCTGCGCGACGGCGCCGCCGTCCGCGCGTTCTTCGAAGCCGAGCAGCCGACGCACGTGGTCCTGGCTGCGGCCAAGGTGGGCGGCATCCTCGCCAACCGCGACTTCCCGGCCGACTTCGTGGGCGACAACCTCGCGATCGCCTACCAGGTGCTGATGGCCGCCCACGAGGCCGGGCTGGGCGAAACCGGGCGCGTCGTGAACCTGGGCTCATCCTGCATCTACCCACGCGAGGCGCCCCAGCCTATGAAGGAGGAGCACCTCCTGACGGGGCCCCTGGAGCCGACCAACCGACCCTACGCCATCGCCAAGATCGCGGGCATCGAGATCGCCGAGGCGCTCCACCGCCAGCACGGGGACGACGTCATCAACCTGATGCCGACCAACCTCTACGGCCCGGGCGACAACTTCGACCTGCAGTCGAGCCACGTGCTTCCGGCGCTGATCCGCCGCTTTCACGAGGCCAAGGGCGCCGAGGCGGACGGCTCCGACGCGCCGGTGACGCTCTGGGGCACCGGCTCCCCGAAGCGCGAGTTCCTCCACGCCGACGACCTCGCCGACGCGGTCGCCTTCGTGCTCCACCTCGACGAGGCCACGATGCGCGCCGCCGCGCCGGATGGCCTGCTCAACGTCGGCGTCGGGGACGACCTGTCGATCCGCGAACTCGCAGAGCTGATCCGCGACGTGGTCGGCGCCGAGAGCGAGATGCGCTGGGATACCGATAAGCCCGACGGCACGCCCCGCAAGCTGCTGGACGTGAGCCGCCTGCATGACCTGGGCTGGTCCGCCTCGGTCGGCCTCCGGGACGGCATCGCCTCCACCTACGACTGGTTCCTCGATTCCACCGCCTCTGTCGAGGCCACCGCTTGA
- a CDS encoding T9SS type A sorting domain-containing protein, with protein MLRIGERVWTGMDPDGATALRLEAPRPNPSAETARVANTLPEAGMVRLTMVDMRGREVATLTPGRHEAQVDAGSLAAGVYAVRLTAGSDVQTQRLVVVR; from the coding sequence GTGCTGAGGATCGGCGAGCGCGTCTGGACGGGGATGGACCCCGACGGCGCGACCGCGCTCCGTCTGGAGGCGCCGCGCCCGAACCCCTCGGCCGAAACCGCGCGGGTGGCCAACACGCTGCCCGAGGCGGGCATGGTTCGGCTGACGATGGTTGACATGCGCGGCCGCGAGGTGGCGACGCTGACGCCCGGTCGGCATGAGGCGCAGGTCGACGCCGGGTCGCTGGCGGCGGGCGTGTACGCGGTCCGGCTGACGGCCGGGAGCGACGTGCAGACCCAGCGGCTGGTCGTCGTGAGATAG
- a CDS encoding MFS transporter: MTETSSPVPPKRLLGVLFLGTLLAALDIAVVGPALPALREAFGLSERAVAWTFTAFVLANLTGLPVMAALADRVGRKRVYLFDIGLFAVGTLVVALAPSFGVLIAGRVVQGFGASGIFPVATAVVGDTFPPERRGRAVGLLGAVFGIAFLIGPALGGILLAVASWRWLFALSLPLALLVFVLSARTLPESRAAAPRAFDAAGVATLAALLAALVVGLSGLDASAPWGGLTEAWVWLPLALAVALLVLLVSVERRAEAPILRPGLVSRRPVQAACLLAIGAGIVEATFVLLSSYAVAAFGVERSTASYLLLLLVAGVTVGAPVAGRMLDRVGARSVVTVAMGLVAAGMGVVALAPSLAVHLVGTVVLGLGLSGILGSSLAYILLAEAGADERAVAQGLSTIFLSVGQLVGAATLAALAASSASAVAGYQAGFGWIAVGAVVLAVVARQLLGGATTGSC; the protein is encoded by the coding sequence ATGACTGAGACCTCTTCGCCCGTCCCGCCGAAGCGCCTGCTCGGCGTCCTGTTCCTCGGGACGCTGCTCGCCGCCCTCGACATCGCCGTGGTCGGTCCCGCGCTGCCCGCGCTCCGCGAGGCGTTCGGGCTGAGCGAGCGCGCCGTCGCGTGGACGTTCACGGCGTTCGTCCTCGCCAACCTGACCGGCCTTCCCGTGATGGCCGCTCTCGCCGATCGCGTGGGGCGGAAGCGCGTCTACCTGTTCGACATCGGCCTCTTCGCCGTCGGCACGCTCGTCGTCGCGCTGGCGCCGTCGTTCGGCGTGCTGATTGCGGGGCGCGTGGTGCAGGGGTTCGGGGCGTCCGGCATCTTCCCCGTGGCGACGGCCGTCGTCGGGGACACGTTTCCGCCCGAGCGGCGGGGGCGGGCCGTCGGCCTGCTGGGGGCCGTGTTCGGGATCGCGTTTCTGATCGGTCCCGCGCTCGGCGGCATCCTGCTGGCGGTCGCGAGCTGGCGGTGGCTTTTCGCGCTGTCCCTGCCGCTGGCCCTGCTGGTGTTCGTGTTGAGCGCGCGGACGCTGCCGGAGTCGCGGGCGGCGGCCCCGCGTGCCTTCGACGCGGCCGGCGTGGCGACGCTGGCGGCCCTGCTGGCGGCTCTCGTGGTGGGCCTGAGCGGGCTGGACGCATCGGCCCCGTGGGGCGGCCTGACAGAGGCGTGGGTCTGGCTCCCGCTCGCCCTGGCGGTTGCGCTGCTCGTGCTGCTGGTGAGCGTCGAGCGTCGGGCCGAGGCGCCGATCCTGCGTCCGGGCCTCGTCTCGCGCCGCCCCGTGCAGGCCGCCTGTCTGCTGGCCATCGGCGCGGGGATCGTCGAGGCGACGTTCGTGCTGCTGTCGTCCTACGCGGTCGCCGCCTTCGGCGTCGAGCGGTCCACGGCGAGCTACCTGCTGCTGCTGCTGGTGGCGGGCGTCACGGTCGGCGCGCCGGTAGCCGGGCGGATGCTGGACCGCGTCGGCGCGCGCTCGGTCGTGACGGTGGCGATGGGGCTGGTCGCGGCCGGGATGGGCGTCGTTGCGCTGGCCCCGTCGCTGGCGGTCCACCTCGTGGGGACGGTCGTCCTCGGGCTCGGGCTGTCCGGCATCCTGGGCTCGTCGCTGGCCTACATCCTGCTCGCCGAGGCCGGGGCCGACGAACGCGCGGTCGCCCAGGGACTGTCGACCATCTTCCTGAGCGTCGGCCAGTTGGTGGGCGCGGCGACGCTGGCCGCGCTGGCGGCCTCCTCCGCCTCGGCGGTGGCGGGGTACCAGGCGGGGTTCGGGTGGATCGCGGTCGGCGCGGTGGTGCTGGCGGTCGTCGCGCGCCAACTGCTCGGCGGCGCGACGACCGGTTCGTGCTGA
- the hemL gene encoding glutamate-1-semialdehyde 2,1-aminomutase encodes MTSPTTQSETLFAHAQALMPGGVSSPVRAFKSVGGVPRFIDRGEGAYLVDADGNRMIDYVMSFGPLLLGHAPEAVTRAIADQAARGTSFGAPSPLESDLAEHIRSVYPSMERLRFVNSGTEGAMSAVRAARAFTRRDKVVKFDGHYHGHADLLLAKAGSGVATLGLPDSPGVPAAVTADTLVVPFNDPAALRAVFEAEGERIAAVLVEPIAGNMGMVRPAEGFLAFLREITEAHGALLVFDEVMVGFRVHPGGAQALFGVTPDVTILGKVIGGGLPVGAYGGRADVMEMMAPSGPVYQAGTLSGNPLAMAAGLALFREANATGAWRLAADAARDTAAAIQSAADAAGVPVQTTSEGAMFGFFLNANPVMDYASAATSDREAFARLHGLLLDRGVYLPPSPFEACFTSSAHTPDVVAEAAEAFRSAFAAL; translated from the coding sequence ATGACCTCGCCCACCACGCAGTCCGAAACCCTGTTCGCCCACGCTCAGGCGCTGATGCCCGGCGGCGTGTCGTCGCCCGTCCGCGCCTTCAAGTCCGTCGGCGGCGTCCCGCGCTTCATCGACCGGGGAGAAGGGGCCTACCTCGTCGACGCGGACGGCAACCGGATGATCGACTACGTGATGTCGTTTGGTCCGCTCCTGCTGGGCCACGCGCCGGAGGCCGTGACGCGCGCCATCGCCGATCAGGCTGCGCGGGGGACGAGCTTCGGCGCGCCGAGCCCGCTGGAGAGCGACCTCGCCGAGCACATCCGGTCCGTCTACCCGTCGATGGAGCGGCTCCGGTTCGTCAACTCCGGCACCGAGGGCGCGATGAGCGCCGTCCGCGCTGCCCGGGCCTTCACCCGGCGCGACAAGGTGGTCAAGTTCGACGGCCACTACCACGGCCACGCGGACCTGCTGCTGGCGAAGGCGGGCAGCGGCGTCGCCACGCTGGGCCTGCCCGACTCGCCCGGCGTCCCGGCCGCCGTCACCGCCGACACGCTGGTGGTGCCGTTCAACGACCCCGCCGCGCTGCGGGCCGTGTTCGAGGCCGAGGGTGAGCGGATCGCCGCCGTGCTGGTCGAGCCCATCGCGGGCAACATGGGCATGGTGCGGCCGGCCGAGGGCTTCCTGGCCTTCCTCCGCGAGATCACCGAGGCGCACGGCGCGCTGCTCGTGTTCGACGAGGTGATGGTCGGCTTCCGCGTCCACCCGGGCGGCGCGCAGGCGCTGTTCGGCGTCACGCCGGACGTGACGATCCTGGGCAAGGTCATCGGCGGCGGCCTGCCGGTCGGCGCGTACGGCGGCCGGGCCGACGTGATGGAGATGATGGCTCCCTCCGGCCCGGTCTACCAGGCCGGGACGCTGTCCGGCAACCCGCTCGCGATGGCCGCCGGGCTCGCCCTCTTCCGCGAGGCCAACGCGACGGGGGCGTGGCGACTCGCGGCCGACGCTGCGCGCGACACCGCCGCCGCCATCCAGTCGGCCGCCGACGCGGCGGGGGTGCCGGTTCAGACCACCAGTGAAGGGGCCATGTTCGGGTTCTTCCTCAACGCGAACCCCGTCATGGATTATGCCTCTGCCGCAACGAGCGACCGCGAGGCGTTCGCCCGCCTGCACGGCCTACTGCTCGACCGCGGCGTGTACCTGCCGCCGTCGCCCTTCGAGGCCTGCTTTACCTCCAGCGCCCACACGCCCGACGTGGTCGCCGAGGCGGCCGAGGCCTTCCGCTCGGCGTTCGCCGCCCTCTGA
- the hemG gene encoding protoporphyrinogen oxidase produces MTPDRSDVLVLGGGVAGLAAALRLAESGVSVRLAEASGRLGGVVQTLRHDGFTADVGPDVFLTRKPAAARLVERLGVETATPRGGALIQRNGRLHPLPAGLTGLVPGRLGPLLRTPALGLGARLRAAAEPWVGARTDDTDESLEAFAVRRFGRGAYEGLIEPLLGGLYGADDGPISLRATLPHLHDRERQGPLLALRGGATPTGASPFARPVEGMDALTDALARAVAEAGVAVETEAAVETVEPGFVVRLRGGRSLSAGALLVTLPAPAAAAVLRRLDPALAEPLAAIPMGTATAVIVGFASGGLRVPDSSGWLVPRREGGPVQAVTLLSRKHMGVAPSGYDLARVFLRAPFAASADEAACLGAAVDHLRQHLGPVGAPVWGVVHRWAEAMPRYTLGHLDRLAQLDAAVSRHPGLAFAGASLRGVGLPDVIAGAERAADDILTSLPLPTR; encoded by the coding sequence ATGACCCCTGACCGATCCGATGTCCTCGTGCTCGGCGGCGGCGTCGCCGGGCTGGCGGCGGCGCTCCGCCTCGCCGAGTCGGGCGTGAGCGTCCGTCTAGCAGAGGCGTCGGGGCGGCTCGGGGGCGTGGTGCAGACGCTCCGCCACGACGGCTTCACGGCCGACGTGGGGCCGGACGTGTTCCTGACCCGCAAGCCCGCCGCGGCGCGTCTGGTGGAGCGCCTCGGCGTCGAGACCGCGACGCCACGGGGCGGCGCGCTCATCCAGCGGAACGGACGGCTGCACCCGCTCCCGGCCGGACTGACCGGCCTCGTCCCCGGCCGCCTCGGTCCGCTCCTGCGCACGCCCGCGCTCGGGCTCGGCGCCCGGCTCCGCGCTGCCGCCGAGCCGTGGGTCGGCGCGCGCACGGACGACACGGATGAAAGCCTGGAGGCATTCGCCGTCCGCCGCTTCGGCCGCGGCGCTTACGAGGGACTGATCGAGCCGCTGCTCGGCGGCCTCTACGGCGCCGACGACGGGCCGATCTCGCTCCGGGCGACGCTGCCGCACCTGCACGACCGCGAGCGCCAGGGCCCGCTCCTCGCCCTCCGAGGCGGCGCGACTCCGACCGGGGCGTCCCCGTTCGCGCGCCCCGTCGAAGGCATGGACGCGCTGACGGACGCCCTCGCTCGCGCCGTCGCCGAGGCGGGGGTGGCCGTCGAGACCGAGGCGGCGGTCGAGACGGTCGAGCCCGGCTTCGTCGTTCGGCTTCGGGGCGGACGCTCCCTCTCGGCCGGCGCGCTGCTGGTGACCCTGCCTGCGCCCGCGGCGGCGGCGGTGCTCCGGCGGCTCGATCCTGCCCTCGCCGAGCCACTGGCGGCCATCCCGATGGGCACGGCCACCGCCGTGATCGTCGGCTTCGCGTCCGGCGGGCTGAGGGTGCCGGACTCGTCCGGCTGGCTCGTGCCCCGCCGGGAGGGCGGCCCGGTCCAGGCCGTGACCCTGTTGTCGCGCAAGCATATGGGCGTTGCTCCCTCAGGGTATGATCTCGCGCGCGTCTTCCTTCGCGCCCCGTTCGCCGCCTCCGCCGACGAGGCCGCCTGCCTCGGCGCCGCCGTCGACCACCTTCGGCAGCACCTCGGTCCGGTCGGGGCACCGGTCTGGGGCGTCGTTCACCGATGGGCCGAGGCGATGCCTCGCTACACGCTCGGCCACCTCGACCGGCTGGCCCAACTCGACGCCGCCGTGTCCCGCCACCCTGGCCTCGCATTCGCCGGGGCCTCGCTCCGCGGCGTCGGCCTGCCGGACGTGATCGCCGGGGCGGAGCGCGCGGCCGACGACATCCTGACCTCTCTTCCACTCCCGACCCGATGA
- the hemH gene encoding ferrochelatase yields the protein MPDPTKPIGVLFMAYGGPESLDEIPGYLSDIRHGRPTTTAVLDEITNNYRSIGGQSPILGLTQAQIDGAMAHLNPPGEPARYKAYLGMRHWAPWIEETVGQMLDDGIERAVAIVLAPHFSSMSIAKYQAKVKAGLDLYRGDIAFSYVDAYFDADLLIDAFAARVREGIEQFPEAEQDDVHVVLSAHSLPVRILAMGDPYQDQLWTTARLIAERAGLREDQWSWSYQSEGRSPEPWLQPQLEDHVPALKAERGIDKVVSLAIGFVSDHVEILFDIDIEAQRAATENGMTLVRPPSLNDDPRFVRLLAELVEGQAAEEGWVDSAVRAASAGAPTLPMPAGTLDASVPA from the coding sequence ATGCCTGACCCGACCAAGCCCATCGGCGTTCTCTTCATGGCCTACGGCGGCCCGGAGTCGCTCGACGAGATCCCCGGCTACCTGTCCGACATCCGCCACGGGCGTCCGACGACGACGGCCGTGCTGGACGAGATCACGAACAACTACCGCTCGATCGGTGGCCAGTCGCCCATCCTGGGGCTGACGCAGGCGCAGATCGACGGTGCGATGGCGCACCTCAACCCGCCCGGCGAGCCCGCGCGCTACAAGGCCTACCTCGGCATGCGCCACTGGGCCCCGTGGATCGAGGAGACAGTCGGCCAGATGCTGGACGACGGCATCGAGCGCGCCGTCGCCATCGTCCTCGCCCCGCATTTCTCGTCGATGTCGATCGCGAAGTACCAGGCGAAAGTCAAAGCGGGACTGGACCTTTACCGCGGGGACATCGCGTTCAGCTACGTCGATGCCTACTTCGACGCGGACCTGCTGATCGACGCGTTCGCCGCGCGCGTCCGCGAGGGCATCGAGCAGTTCCCCGAGGCCGAGCAGGACGACGTGCACGTGGTCCTGAGCGCACACAGCCTGCCCGTCCGCATTCTCGCGATGGGCGACCCGTACCAGGACCAGCTCTGGACGACGGCCCGGCTGATCGCCGAGCGCGCTGGGCTCCGCGAGGACCAGTGGAGCTGGAGCTACCAGTCGGAGGGCCGCAGCCCGGAGCCGTGGCTCCAGCCGCAGCTGGAGGACCACGTTCCGGCGCTCAAGGCCGAGCGCGGCATCGACAAGGTGGTGAGCCTCGCCATCGGCTTCGTGAGCGACCACGTCGAGATCCTGTTCGACATCGACATCGAGGCGCAGCGGGCGGCCACGGAGAACGGCATGACGCTGGTCCGCCCGCCGTCGCTCAACGACGACCCGCGCTTCGTCCGCCTCCTGGCAGAGTTGGTCGAGGGCCAGGCCGCCGAGGAGGGCTGGGTCGACTCGGCCGTCCGCGCCGCCTCGGCGGGGGCGCCGACCCTCCCGATGCCTGCGGGGACGCTGGACGCCTCCGTCCCGGCCTGA
- the hemE gene encoding uroporphyrinogen decarboxylase yields MSRFLDALAGKPVDATPVWFMRQAGRYLPEYRAIREKHDFLTMVKTPEIAAEITLQPIRRFGLDAAVIYSDLLPPLQTMGLGLHFEKGVGPVIENPISSTKDVDLLATPPASETMMYTPEAIRLVKAELDPLGVPVLGFAGAPFTLAAYAIEGGGSKKYEKTRVFMYTEPAAWARLMDKLVTVAGSFLSEQAKAGASALQVFDSWAGALSRYDYERYAAPYTAKLIAIAQKTGLPVVHFTTGTAGHLDAVAKAGGDAIGVDSGPSLTEARERVGGLPIQGNLDPYLLQAPWRELKAQTDRVLAEAPATGYVFNTGHGLVPATPPDMVARLTDYVREQTSR; encoded by the coding sequence ATGTCCCGATTCCTCGACGCCCTCGCGGGCAAGCCCGTCGACGCCACGCCCGTCTGGTTCATGCGCCAGGCCGGGCGCTACCTGCCCGAGTACCGCGCCATCCGTGAGAAGCACGACTTCCTGACGATGGTGAAGACGCCCGAGATTGCGGCCGAGATCACCCTCCAGCCGATCCGCCGGTTCGGGCTCGACGCGGCTGTGATCTACTCGGACCTCCTGCCGCCGCTCCAGACGATGGGGCTGGGGCTGCACTTCGAGAAGGGCGTCGGGCCGGTCATCGAGAACCCGATCTCGTCGACGAAGGACGTGGACCTGCTGGCCACGCCGCCCGCCTCGGAGACGATGATGTACACGCCCGAGGCGATCCGTCTGGTCAAGGCCGAGTTGGACCCGCTTGGCGTCCCGGTGCTCGGCTTCGCGGGCGCCCCGTTCACGCTCGCGGCCTACGCCATCGAGGGGGGCGGGTCGAAGAAGTACGAGAAGACGCGCGTGTTCATGTACACCGAGCCCGCCGCCTGGGCCCGCCTGATGGACAAGCTGGTGACGGTGGCGGGCAGCTTCCTCAGCGAGCAGGCGAAGGCCGGGGCGAGCGCCCTCCAGGTGTTCGACTCGTGGGCCGGGGCGCTCTCGCGCTACGACTACGAGCGCTACGCGGCGCCCTACACGGCCAAGTTGATCGCCATCGCCCAGAAGACGGGCCTTCCCGTCGTCCACTTCACCACCGGCACCGCGGGCCACCTCGACGCCGTCGCGAAGGCGGGCGGCGACGCCATCGGGGTCGACTCCGGCCCCTCGCTCACCGAGGCGCGCGAGCGCGTCGGCGGCCTGCCCATCCAGGGCAACCTGGACCCGTACCTGCTCCAGGCGCCCTGGCGCGAGCTCAAGGCCCAGACCGACCGCGTGCTCGCCGAGGCGCCCGCGACCGGCTACGTCTTCAACACTGGCCACGGCCTCGTGCCGGCCACCCCGCCCGATATGGTCGCGCGGCTGACCGACTACGTCCGCGAGCAGACGAGCCGCTAG
- a CDS encoding chlorite dismutase family protein, translating to MALDLQPAVRPTPSDAASGAPASDESGGGLSLAERGKTADGAPQALDRRLFVQFLAYTDCTDPARLADAAEAAGVGGVVYASAQDPRGVGVALFHEDAAFFVEDGRALHTSAAFAGLTPVPALTMLGRTYSIGYEQDLLGALVAKPVQTMTDPDWPWAVWYPLRRSGRFEREPRDEQRRMLMEHGGIGRSFGRAGLARDVRLACHGLDPNDNDFIAGLVGKDLHPLSAVVQRMRSTRQTAEFIEKLGPFFVGRAVWQSAGPYAWALQHEGTGH from the coding sequence ATGGCTCTCGACCTCCAGCCCGCTGTCCGTCCGACGCCTTCCGATGCCGCTTCCGGGGCGCCCGCCTCGGACGAGAGCGGGGGAGGGCTCAGCCTCGCCGAGCGCGGCAAGACGGCCGACGGCGCGCCCCAGGCGCTCGACCGGCGCCTGTTCGTCCAGTTCCTGGCGTACACCGACTGCACCGACCCGGCCCGCCTCGCGGATGCCGCCGAGGCGGCGGGGGTGGGGGGCGTCGTCTACGCGAGCGCCCAGGACCCGCGCGGCGTCGGCGTCGCGCTCTTCCACGAGGACGCCGCTTTCTTCGTCGAGGACGGCCGGGCGCTCCACACGTCGGCCGCGTTCGCCGGGCTGACGCCGGTCCCCGCGCTCACCATGCTCGGGCGGACGTACTCGATCGGCTACGAGCAGGACCTGCTGGGCGCGCTCGTGGCGAAGCCGGTGCAGACCATGACCGACCCGGACTGGCCGTGGGCCGTCTGGTACCCGCTCCGCCGGAGCGGCCGCTTCGAGCGCGAGCCGCGCGACGAGCAGCGCCGGATGCTGATGGAGCACGGCGGCATCGGGCGGTCGTTCGGCCGCGCCGGTCTGGCGCGCGACGTCCGTCTGGCGTGCCATGGGCTCGATCCCAACGACAACGACTTCATCGCCGGGCTGGTCGGAAAGGACCTGCACCCCCTCTCCGCCGTCGTCCAGCGGATGCGGTCGACCCGGCAGACGGCCGAGTTCATCGAGAAGCTGGGCCCCTTCTTCGTCGGCCGCGCCGTCTGGCAGAGCGCCGGGCCCTACGCCTGGGCGCTGCAGCACGAAGGCACCGGCCACTGA
- the hemB gene encoding porphobilinogen synthase encodes MIDLAPPVSLGPDRPMRLRASAAVRRLVRETRLHPADLILPLFVKAGEGLRDEIASMPGVFQLSVDEAVREAERAAEVGVSGVLLFGLPEHKDAEGSAAHDDREAVQRATRAIKAALPDLAVITDVCLCEYTDHGHCGILGLDGGVELEASLPAHVAAAVSHARAGADLVAPSSMIDGVVGAIRAGLDGAGFGHVGIFSYAVKYASAFYGPFRDAADSAPAFGDRRTHQMDPGNVREALREAALDVAQGADLLMVKPAVAYLDVIRQIRDAFPERPLGAYHVSGEYAMLKAAAERGWLDERRAVLEALTGIRRAGADLIITYYATEAARWLAEGE; translated from the coding sequence ATGATCGACCTCGCTCCTCCGGTTTCGCTCGGCCCCGACCGGCCGATGCGGCTCCGGGCTTCCGCCGCCGTCCGGCGCCTCGTCCGCGAGACCCGGCTGCACCCGGCCGACCTGATCCTGCCGCTGTTCGTCAAGGCAGGGGAGGGGCTCCGAGACGAGATCGCGTCCATGCCCGGCGTCTTCCAGTTGTCCGTCGACGAGGCGGTCCGCGAGGCCGAGCGCGCCGCCGAGGTGGGCGTCTCCGGCGTGCTGCTGTTCGGCCTCCCGGAGCACAAAGACGCCGAGGGCTCGGCCGCGCACGACGACCGCGAGGCCGTCCAGCGGGCCACGCGGGCGATCAAGGCCGCGCTCCCCGATCTCGCTGTGATCACGGACGTCTGCCTGTGCGAGTACACCGACCACGGTCACTGCGGCATCCTCGGGCTCGACGGCGGGGTGGAACTGGAGGCCTCGCTGCCCGCCCACGTCGCCGCGGCCGTCAGCCACGCCCGCGCCGGAGCCGACCTCGTGGCGCCATCGTCCATGATCGACGGCGTCGTCGGGGCGATCCGCGCCGGGCTCGACGGCGCCGGGTTCGGACACGTCGGCATCTTCAGCTACGCCGTCAAGTACGCGTCGGCCTTCTACGGGCCGTTCCGCGACGCCGCCGACAGCGCTCCCGCCTTCGGCGACCGACGGACGCACCAGATGGACCCCGGCAACGTCCGCGAGGCGCTGCGCGAGGCGGCGCTCGACGTGGCCCAGGGCGCGGACCTGCTGATGGTCAAGCCGGCGGTCGCCTACCTGGACGTGATCCGGCAGATCCGCGACGCCTTCCCCGAGCGCCCGCTGGGCGCCTACCACGTCTCGGGCGAGTACGCCATGCTGAAGGCCGCCGCCGAGCGCGGCTGGCTGGACGAGCGGCGGGCGGTCCTCGAAGCGCTCACCGGCATCCGCCGCGCCGGGGCCGACCTCATCATCACCTACTACGCGACCGAGGCGGCACGCTGGCTGGCAGAGGGCGAGTAG
- a CDS encoding uroporphyrinogen-III synthase — MSAERPLAGRRILNTRAFEQSGSLDAGLRALGAEPAGVPSIFFEPPDDLGPLHEAARSIDEAAWVVFTSGTGVEQGWGAIREAWPDGLPAGIGVAAIGSGTASALAEVGAPVDFLPPEASGDALVATLPVRPGDRVVLLRSHIGREAIATGLAARGADVRDVTAYCTRVGADPHGVDMGLMLRPDAITFTSPSTVRGFLKGVGDLRRLDGIPLVPIGPVTAEALTDAGLPVARIPEDYTIPGLLDALVTLFSTSADAETPSTP, encoded by the coding sequence ATGAGCGCTGAGCGTCCTCTCGCCGGCCGGCGCATCCTGAACACCCGAGCGTTCGAGCAGTCTGGATCGCTGGATGCCGGGCTGCGCGCGCTCGGTGCCGAACCGGCTGGCGTCCCGTCGATCTTTTTCGAGCCGCCCGACGACCTCGGTCCGCTGCACGAGGCGGCGCGATCCATCGACGAGGCGGCGTGGGTCGTCTTTACCAGCGGGACCGGGGTGGAACAGGGGTGGGGGGCGATCCGCGAGGCGTGGCCCGACGGGCTGCCTGCGGGCATCGGCGTCGCCGCCATCGGCTCTGGCACCGCCTCCGCGCTCGCCGAGGTGGGGGCACCTGTCGACTTCCTGCCCCCTGAGGCCAGTGGCGACGCCCTCGTCGCGACGCTCCCCGTCCGCCCCGGCGACCGGGTGGTGCTGTTGCGGTCGCACATCGGCCGCGAGGCCATCGCGACGGGCCTCGCCGCGCGCGGCGCGGACGTCCGCGACGTGACTGCGTACTGCACACGCGTCGGCGCAGACCCGCACGGCGTCGATATGGGGCTGATGCTCCGTCCGGACGCGATCACGTTCACGTCGCCCTCCACCGTCCGCGGGTTTCTGAAGGGCGTGGGCGACCTGCGCCGGCTGGACGGCATCCCGCTCGTTCCCATCGGTCCCGTGACCGCCGAGGCACTGACCGACGCCGGGCTGCCCGTCGCCCGGATTCCGGAGGACTACACCATCCCGGGCCTCCTCGACGCCCTCGTCACTCTGTTCTCGACCTCCGCGGACGCCGAGACCCCATCGACCCCATGA